The genomic interval GCAGTCCTCCCCTCATGTGGAGGGTGATTGATCGTCCCCCCTTGAGGGTGAACTGGTCACAGCCCACTGTACGAGGGGCTGCCCGCCGCGCCGATGGCGAATCGTGGTATCAGATTTACCGCGTCCCGACGCCAGACGGCGTGATCCATGTCGAACGCATTCTAGAGGTGGGCGATTACTATCTGTACCCCGACGCAATTCACTGCCACCCGGCGGATCAGGCTGATGCCGATGAAGTGATGGACTGCTTCCTGAGCCATGCCCTTTCGCTGTGGTTTGAGCTACGCGGGCAGCCTGCCATACACGCGGGGAGTGTTGCCTTGCCGGAAGGGGCAGTTTTATTTTCCGCCGTTAGCGGGGGCGGCAAGAGTACGATGACCGCCCATTTCGTTGCGGCGGGTTATCCGCTCATTGCCGATGATGTGACGATCTTCGCCCAACAAGATGGGGAGATCGTCGCTCCAGCAGGCTACCCTCAAATGAAGATGACCGATGCCACCGCCTCGCGGTACATCCCCACCTATGAGGCGCTCCCCCCTGTAAACGTACATAACCCCAAACGGCGCGTCCCCATTGGGACGGGCATTTTGGGGCGCATGGCGGGTGATCATTCCCCGGTAAAGCGCCTTTACCTTTTAGAGCGTTTTGACCCTACCGAAGCAGATGCGGCGATCACGATCACGCCCATTCTGGGGGCGGCGGGTCTGATGGAATGGCTGCGGGCGTCGATGGTGACGTGGTTTGTTGAGCCGCTCGGCTTGCAAAAAGGGCGGATGGATTTCTTTGCCAAGCTGCTTAAAACGGCGAAGGTGTGTCGTTTGCGCTACCCAAGCGGCTTAGAGCATTTGGATGCCGTTCAAGCGGCGATTGTGGCGGATGTGGCGAACGACTGAAGAAGGCGAGGACACTCACCCTTATGAACCGAGACGACATTTATCTTCTCTACGATTACAACGATTGGGCAGATCGCCGTATTTTGACAATGTGCGCCAAAATCAGCCATGAGCAGTACACCGCCCCCACCACCATCGGGACGGGCTACGGCAGTCTACGGGCGACCCTCGTCCATATTGTCTCGGCGATGCAGCTTTGGCGAATGCTGTTCACCGACCCGCCAAATGTCTATCGCTCCGAAGAAGATCACACCGCGCTAGAGCTTACCGAAGCCGAATTTCCGACGCTCAGCGTTTTAGAGAAACGCTGGCAAGAAGAACGGGATACCCTACGCGCTTACCTCAACACCTTGGATGATGGGAAGGTGAAGGGCGTTCTGCGCTACACACTCCCCAATGGGATCGTCCGTGAGCGCGTGTTGTGGCACTGCCTTGTTCACCTCGTCAATCATGGCACGCAGCACCGGAGCGAGGCGGCGGTTTTACTCACCGGATACGGACAATCTCCCGGCGATATTGATATGACTGTGTTCCTCAATGAGCATTTCAACCTGCCGTCGTAGGGGGTCGGAATACACCCACTCCCTCCCCACATCCCTATATGCCTTTTCTAACGCTTGATCTCTGGGAAAATCTGCCGCAGCATGGGGATCGTACTTGATTCGGTCAGCTTGTGAAGCTGGCGCACAGCGTCTTTCATGTGGATGGGTTCAACGGCAAACAAACGCCGTCCACCCATCCCCCGCGCTGCCGAGAGGACGGGGACGCTGATCGGCGCACTGCCCACCGTCCCCGACCCAAAGGCGGCAATCACCTTGACAACGGCGATCTCCCATTTGGGGAGCGCCCCTCGCAGCGTCGCCGCCACTCGCCCCGCTGCATCAGGACCCTCGCTGGTGGGGACGACGAAGGTGAGCGTGGTATGGTGATGGCTATGCAAAACGATCACCGGTCCGCGTGCGGCTTGCCCAACTGTATGGTGAATTTGCACAAGGAAGGCGGCGAGATCAAGCGGCTGCCCATTGAGTGTCATCGCCAGCCCGTCAACGGCAGTCACTGCTTTCAGCGCCACACCTGTATCCTGTGCCTCGGCTTGAATCAGCGTGCCGGCGTGGTCAAGATTATCGGGGTTGCGAACGCGCAGCGGAATCCCACGCGGGGCGAGCGGTTCAATGGCATCGGGATGCAGCAGGCGCGTCCCAAAATAAGCGAGTTCTTCAACCTCGCCATAGGAAAGCAAGGGAATCACCCGCGCCCCCGGCACAATAGCGGGATCAGTAGACATAATGCCATCGACATGCGTCCACAGCCAGACCTCATCTGCCCGCAGCGCCGCCGCCAAGAGAGTCGCCGTGTAATCACTCCCGCCGCGCCCTAGCGTGGTGATCACCCCTCGTCGCGTCGCCCCGACGAAGCCCGGCAAGATCGGCGTGATTTTCGCCTCCAAAAGGGGGCGGAGGATCGCTTCGGCGCGTTCTTCGATCAAATCGATCAGCGGGTTGGCGTTTTGGTACACCTCATCGGTGATAATAACCGACTCGGCATCCACTGTGACGGCGGTCAAGCCCTCCACCCGAACAAGAGCGGTGAGGATCGCCGCCATCACTTGTTCCCCTACTGCCATCACCCTATCCCGATCCCGCGCTGTCGCCCCTCGTTCGCGGGCAATCCGATCACAGAGGGACAGCACTTCGTAAAGGTGATGATCCAAGAGGGTGATCAGACGTTGGCGAACGCCTAAATCGGCAATCAGCGTGTCAAGTAGGGTGATGTGCTTTTCCCGGATCAGGGCGACAATGCGGCGGTAGCCGCTGCCGCCGCTGTGTCCGGCTTCGGCGCTCTCCACCGCCCGCCGGAAAGCGTCGGTCACCCCGCCCATTGCCGAGACGACGACGACGATCTGATCCCACGCCAGCGCCTCGGCAGCAATCACGCCGGCAACACGAGCGAGTTTGCGGGCGTCTGCCGTCAGCGACCCGCCGAATTTCATCACCAAGAGCGCCATCACTGCACCTCATACTCACGGAGTAAGATCAACCCATCCGCCGCACCGCGGGCATCGTCAAACACCATCAGACGGGTGAGTGACGGATAGCTGTACCATCCGGCATAAAGGCGGTATGTGCCAGCGGGAAAGGCGGGCGGCATCCCTCCAATCACTTCTGTCCATATCTCGTTAGGGTGCCATTGGCTGGTGGGATACGTTCCCTCCCCCGGCTCCCCGTCAAACTGAAGCATCATTGTGCCATCAGCGCTGACGAGATGAAAAAAGAGGTGGTAATTCTCGCGGAGGGGCGTATCCGTCCGCCAGCGTGTTTCGATCTCGAAATATCCCTCGCCAAGTGCTGAGGGTGCGGCATAGCCAAGGAAGTACAAGCCCCCCTCAAGGGCGACGGTGTGCCTGACCAGCGGCGCAATGGAGGCGCTCTCCGGTGGCGCGTTCACCTCAAGTGCCACACACTGCGGGGTGCTTAATTCCTGACAGGATTCGCCCCTCATAACACACCTCGGCGGAAGCGAGGTGAGGGTACAGCCTTCAAGGGGATTCAGGGTGAGTGTGTGAAACCCGGCTGAAAGGCGCAGCGGAAGCCGAACCCGCGATCCCTCTTGCGCTGAGGTGATCCATCCTCCATAACGGGTAAATCCGTCTTGTCCGTCAAGGGTGATCCCTAGCGAGCGCGGGCGCAGAAACCCGCGCAGTGGGAGAATGAGGGTTTCCTCAATGGCAGCCGGCGTGTAGAGGGGGATGTTCAGTGACTCCCCAACCCACACCCCCGAAGACGGAAATGTCCACAGAAGCGCCGTTTCTTGGGGCGGGGTGTTGGGCAGTTCAACAATCAGGTAGCGCTCGTCTTCATAAGTGGGCGTGCCGAGAACCGTCCTTGCCGCCGCCAGTTGATCGGCGCGGAGTACCTGTTTATGCAAAATAAGGACATCCACGCCTACCCTGTTCAAGAGTCCTGCTACTGCTGTTGGGAGCGAGGCGGGCTGACCTTCCTGCTCGGCGGGGAGCAGTGACGCCTCTCCGCTGACCGCCGCCGTGATCAGGCGCAGCATACCTGCATTGGCGTTCGTCTTGCGGGAGACGTAGCCCGCCAACAGCGGCTTGTGGTGGGCGGTTTGGTAGAGCAGCGCCAGTTTTTGCGCCGTTGGGTCGTCGTGGGGGAGGTGGTGAACAGCGCGAATATCGCTCCGGGTGGCGAGATCGTAAAAATAGGAGGGAATATCTGGCGGCGTAACGGGGAAGGGAAAAAAAAGTTGATACTCCATCAGGATCAGGGCGGCGAGGGGGATGAGAAGGATTCTCTTACGGGGTGTCCTCTCTCGCAGCCGTGCCAACCCTAATGCCGCCAAGACGCCTAACGCCAGCCCTGTTGTCATGTTGAAGCGCCCGGGCGTCCGCGTGACAGCGATCAGGGGAAGGTCTTGGAAAAGGGCGTAAGGTAGGGTGATGTAACTTTCCTCGCGCAGGGTGTAGGGCAAAGCGGCATACCCTTCCGGCGAATCGGTGCGGGTGCGCAGGGGAATATCGCCGACCTTCAGCACCGCCCCAAGCGAAAAAACCATGCAGCCGAGAAGTACCGCCAACCACACGCCGCCGCCACGCCGCGCCAAAACCCCGATCAGCGCCAAAACGCCGCCGAGAATTCCCACATAGGCAGCACCCTCAGTGCTGTTGATGCCAATCGCTTGCTGCGCATAGGGCAGGGTCATTGGGCGGGTGAAGGGCGAGAAGGGCGAGGGCGAGACAAAACTGAGTAGATCAGCGCTGTATCGGACGCGCCCACTCTCTTGGAGGTAGGCGGGCGTATCGGGGGCGAGCGCCTCACCGATCAATGGGGCGTAAAAGGGGAGAATCAACAGCGCCCCGCCGACGAACATCCCACCCAGGGCGGCAGCGATCTTCGGCTGACGGAGCGTGCGACGGTAGACGGGTGAGAACAACCCATATGCCCCGCCAAACAGGACGAGCGGCATCACCCCGTAGACGATCCCTGTGAAATTGCCCAAAGCTAAGACCCATAATGCCAATGCCCCAATAAGCGTCCATCGTCTGGGGTGTTCCGCCCCGCCAAGAAGCCGCCATAGCGTCAGCGCCACGATGGGCAGCGCGTAGTTTGAAAGGGGGTTCACATGCCCCGCCGTTAGGTGCCCTTGTGCGGCGGGGAAGGCGCAGAAGATCAACCCGCCGATCAACGCGGGCATCACCCGCCCGCCGCTGACGGCGTGGCAGAGCAGGTAGCCCGCCACCCCGCAGAGGACAATCATTGTCAGAATCCATAGGTTGAAGGCGGCAATCTCCCCCACAAGGAAACTCAAGGCGGTGATCGGAAGGTAGATCAGCGGTTGGGCAATCTGCGTCGCACTAAAAAAACCAGTGGGGTAGACGAGCAAGCTCTGATAAAAGGGATTCAATCCGTTTTGGAGGGCATATTTCGCCCACCACGCAAGGCGGATGTATTCGGCGCTGTCGCCGTATTCCGCTCCCGCCATGCCCACCCCAAGCTGCGTGATTAGGGGATAGGTTATAAAGACCGCCACCGCAAGGTAAAAGCCGATGATCCCCACTCGCCGGATAGAAACCATTTTCATACGGATGTTTTAGATGTTCCTCTCTTGCCACCCGCCAAAGATAACGCTATAGTTGTTCCTAAGCGATACGCGAGCGTAAGAATGTGCGCGGTATTGCGCTCTGAAAACAACCGTCACCTATATCAGGTTGACAAACCTATTCATCACATTATACTCATGGATGATGATAGGCTGTGGGAATCAAGGAATAGAATACCTTCTCCCATCCTTCTTGTAAGGTTCTGGTTGTAGTTCAACCAGTGAGGCTACTGCAATATGCGAGTTGAGGCTTGCTTGTGTCTGGAGCAGGGACGCTAGGTTCTTCTTCAGATAGTTAAGCAGATAACGCGACCAACAGCCTGAAGAAGCGCCCGTCCCTGAGCGCAGCACCGAGATACCCATCGGATGCTGTTACACGCTTACTGGACAAGGCGCTTTTTTGCTGCCTGTTGGTCGCGTTTTGTTTGCCTATTACCGAGCCTTATGAAGTCGCTCAATTCACGAAACGTCACCGAGGGAATAACGAACCAAATGACCCTTTTCGCCACATATGGAATGCCTATAAACGCCCCCGCCGCCGTTGGGGGGATTGAAGCTCTGATTGGCAACACCCCCGTGATCAGCCTTCGGCGGATCACGGCGCACCTACCGGAAAACGTCCAGCTTTACGCCAAGGCAGAATGGACAAACCCGGGCGGCAGCGTGAAAGACCGCGCCGCGCTGAACATCATCCGCACGGCGGAACGGGAAGGGAAACTTCGCCCCGGCATGACCCTGGTGGACAGCACAAGTGGGAATACGGGCATCGCTTATGCCATGTTGGGCGCCTCGCGGGGGATCAAGGTGAAGCTCTTTGTCCCCGGCAACGCCAGCCCAGAACGGCTTGCCATCCTCCGCGCTTACGGGGTTGAACTCGTCCTGACCGACCCGTTGGAAGGATCGGACGGGGCGATCCGCGCCGTGCGTGAACTCGTCGCCCGCGAACCTGATTCCTACTTCTATGCCGACCAGTACAATAATCCAGCAAATTGGGGCGCTCATTACGCCACGACGGGGGTCGAAATCTGGGAACAGACGGGCGGGACGGTGACGCACTTCGTCGCCGGATTGGGAACGACAGGAACGCTCATGGGGACCGGGCGACGGTTGAAGGATTACAACCCGGCGGTGCAGATTGTCTCTTTGCAACCGGATTCGCCCTTCAACGGGTTGGAGGGCTTGAAACATATCGCCACTGCCATCACGCCCGGCATTTACGACCCAAATTTGGCAGATCGGGATATTGGGATCAGCACGGAAGCCACCTATGGGATGGTTTTGCGTCTTGCCCGTGAGGAAGGGCTGTTGGTGGGGATTAGCGCGGCGACGGCTGTTGTTGGCTCGCTGATCGTTGCTGAGGAAGCCGCCGCACGGGGCGAGAGCGCGACGATTGTGACGCTCTTTCCTGATAACGCCTCCAAGTATCTGAGCCACGCACCGTATAACACCTTGCTCTAGAGACCTGCTACAGCACGTCCCCTACCCTCCCACGCAAGGCGACGATGCGGTACATTTAGGAGATGTCTATCGCCTTTCCAGATGCGGTGCATATGACCAATGACCATCTCCTTTGATCTCCCTGAGCGATTTCTAGTCCAACGTGCCATGCTGCACGCCATTGCCGAGCAGACGATGCGCCCCTATTCCCGCCAGCTTGATGAAGCCGAACACGAACGCCCCACCGCCTTTATCACGATGATGTGGGGTGTTCTGAAAGAACAACAAGCGCGGGCAAGTGCGAAAAGCGCCAGCATAGGGGATGCCTCTCCCTCTGAGCGTACCAAGACGGGGACGGCGTGCCTGAAAATGGTTGTTATCTCTGAACAACTTGCTTGGGGCGATTTGGGACAGTACATGACGATGCCTTCGCCCTTCCTTGCCGGCGCAGTGATCGAGGTGGCGGGCAGCCCTGAGCAGAAGCGCCGTTTTCTGACGCGCTTTGCCGAGGGGGAGCCGAAATGGGGGGCGATGGCAATGACCGAACCCGCCGCTGGATCAGATACCTCTGCCATTGAGACAACCGCCGTCCTTGACCCAACAACAAACGAATGGGTCTTGAACGGCTGGAAAATCTTCTGTACGAATGGGACACTCGCCCTTGAGGAATCGGACGGTATCCTCGTGGTGTGGGCGACGGTGGACAAAAGCGCTGGACGGGCGGGGATGAAACCCTTCGTCGTGGAGGCGAAAACCCCCGGTGTGAAGATTGCCAAAGCGGAAATCAAGCATGGCATTCGCGCCAGCGACACGGCGGCAATCGTCCTTGAGAACGTCCGCATCCCCTATGACAACCTGCTTGGCGATCCAGCTATCCAAGAGCGCAGCGGGACGGCGGGCTTCAAGGAGGCGATGGCAACGTTTGACGCCTCCCGCCCAATTGTGGGAGCGGTGGCAGTAGGCGTGGGGCGGGCAGCATTGGAGTTCCTAAAAGAAAAACTTGCCCAAGAGGGAATCACCCTCGATTACAACAAGCCCAACCACCTGATGACAACGGTAGAACGCGATGTCTTAGAGATGGAGGCGCAGTTAAAGGCGGCGTGGCTGCTCACCCTGCGTTCGGCAGCCCTGTTTGATCGCGGTGAGCCAAACAACCTAGAAGCGTCTATGGCGAAGGTGAAAGCGGGCAAGGCAGTGACCATCGTCACCCAAAAGGCGGTGGAACTCTTGGGGACAATGGGCTACAGCCGCGAATGGCTGGTTGAAAAGTGGATGCGCGATGGCAAGATCAACGACATTTACGAGGGGACGGGGCAGATCAATACGTTGATCGTCGCCCGCCGCATTTTGGGCTACACCTCCAAAGAATTGGCGTAACGCGCCCCGCACCCCCTAGTCCCCTAGTGTGGCATTCCACAGCAACGGCGACCACCCATAGGCATCAAAGATGAGGTTGCCCACGCGCCCGCTGACACCGTTCAGATTCACCGTGTCACGGATGGGCAAGATCAGCGCCTGATCCATGATCAAACGCTGCGCCGCTGTGTACAACCCCGCCCGATCCGCCGGATCAAGACTCTGCGCGGCGCGGCTGAGCCAACCATCAAGTTCAGCGTTGGCGAATTTGGAGAGGTTGTTCGGCGCATCGGAGCGGTAAAAGAGTGTCAAGAGGTTGGCATCGACGCCGTAATCGTTGAACGCCAAGAGGTGATACTCGTTCGTCCGCTGTGCCTCGCGGAGCGCCGCCAAGCCCGGCACTTGGCGCAGTTCAAGCTCAATGCCAATTTCTCGCCATGCACTCTGGATTTTTTGGGCAATCTGCGGAGCATTGCCCCACGAGGGGACGACCATGATCAGGCTGAGCTTGACGCCGTTCATCTCCAAAATGCCGTCGTTGTCGCTATCGGCGTAGCCCAATGCCCGAATCGCCTTCCGTGCCGCCTCCCGATCATAGGGGTAGTAGTCCTTTGCGTTTTTATCATAAAAGGGCGTCGTAGCCGAGAGCGCTCCATAGGCGGGGGGCGAAAACTGCTGGAAGATCGAATCGGTGATCGCTATGCGGTTCGTCGCTTGGATCAACGCCCGCCGCAGCGCCACATTATCCAGCGGAGGGCGCGTTGTGTTCATGAAAAACTGGAAAGGCATTCCGGGTATTGGCTGGGGGACGAGGGCGAGTCCTTCGGTGCGGGCTATGTCGACGGCATCCAGCGGGGCAAGCTCGCCCATCACCTCTGCCGCACCCGTCTCCAATGCGGGGGCGCGGGTGGCAGGGTCAACAAAGAAGCGGAATTCAACTTCCTCAATGGGGGCGGGGTTTGCCGTCAGGTAAAAGGGCGGCCCCCAATGGTAATTCGGGTTACGCCGCAGGAGGATGTAATCGCCTGGGACGAACGTCACCATCATGTACGGACCTGTCCCCACCTGATGGAGTTGGTAGCGATCTCGGTCATACTCCAGGAGCGCTTTGGGGCTGGCAATGCCCAAGTAGCTTTGCGAGAGGGCGTCAAGGAACGCCGCGTAAGGCTGGCTGAGGATCAAGGTGATTGTGAAGGGATCAATGATCTCGTAGCCCGTGTACGACCCCAACATGAACAGCGCTTTTTGTGATTTCGTCTCTGGGTTGGTGATCCGATCTAGGGTGGCGGCAACGGCAGCCGTGTTGAAGGGTTCACCGTCGTGAAAGGTGACATCCTTTCGCAAGAAGAAGGTATAGCGCAGCCCATCGGCGGAAATTTCCAAGCGCTCAGCCAAACCCGGCACAAATTCGTCCGTTGAGGGGTCGCGGTAAAGCAGGGTGTCGTAGATGGAACGCAAAGGGATGGTCAGTTCGACAGAGGCGTTGATGTGCGGATCAAAGCCGCTTGGCAGGAGGGTTAAGCCGTAGACAATCCGTCTAGCCGATTGGGCAGAGGCAACATCGGTGGCTGTCCCCCGCAGAAGCGCAAAACCGACAAAGCCGACTCCCCCACAGAGGAGCAGCAGCACGGAAAGGCACGAGAGTGCCACAAACCCCGGACGGCGATTCATATGGTTTGAATATTCCTTTGTGATTATGACGCATTGAATCAGGGCATGGGTTGGTAGCGATCTGCGGCGTAATGCCCGGTGAGGTGATGGGAAAGCTGCCGCTCAATATCGGTCAGCAAGGCGCTTGCCCCCAAGCGAAACAATATTGGGTGTGTCCAAGCATTGCCCAATTCTTCTTTCATCAAGATCAGCCAATCGAGCGCCCCTTTTGCGGCGCGAATCCCACCCGCTGGCTTGAAACCGATTTTGTACCCCGTCCGTTCGTGGTAATCACGGATTGCCCGCACCATGACCAAGCCATTCGTCAGCAGGGCGTTGACCGCCTCTTTGCCGGTACTCGTCTTGATCACATCAGCGCCCGCCATCATCGCTACAAGGCTTGCCTGCCCAATATGGCGCAGCGTGCCAAGCTCCCCAACGGCGAGGATCACTTTTAAATGTGCTTCGCCACAGGCTTGGCGGAAGGCTGCCACCTCATCATAGAGAGCGCTCCACTCCCCGCGCAAGACGGGCGCACGGGAGATCACCACATCAATTTCGGCTGCCCCTGCCGCCACCGATTCCTTGATTTCCTCAACCTTGAGGCGGAGCGGCGTTTGCGCCGCCGGAAAGCCCGTCGAGACGGCGGCGACGGGAATCCCCGACCCACGCAAGGCATCCACCGCTGTGCTGACAAGGTTATGGTAGACGCACACCGCGCCGACCTTGATTCCCAACCCCCCTGCCCCTAGCGCTGTCAACAGTTCCGCCCGAACGGGCTGCCGCGCCTTCGCACATAAGCGCTGGACGTTCCCCGGCGTGTCGTCGCCCGCTAAAGTCGTCAGGTCAATGAGAGTGATCGCCCGCAGCAGCCATGCCGCTTGCCAGTCTTTCTTCACTGTCCGCCGTGTGATCAGCGTGGCGGCGCGGCGTTCGACGGCGCTTTTGTTGATGCGCACCTCGTTGACCCAACCGAGGTCAAGCGGCATCCCCGGATTTCGCGCCGTGTGATCAAGGGCAAGGCGTTCCTTTGGCGTGGTAGTTTTCGTGATCATGACTGGGTTACCTCACCCGCAGCATCTCGATGGTTGTGAATGTATCCCCCTCAAGGTGGAGAGAGATTCCCTCGCAATAGGAAAAGCCATCCCCCCACGCGCTGTAATCGGCGTCGGGAAAACAGGCGATTGCCCCGAATTCAATGATTGAGCCGTGCAGAATGATCAGCGCCGCAGCGCCATTGGGAATGGTCTGGGCAATCTCTCGCCAAAGGGCGACGACCTTTGTGGCGAACGCTGCTGCCGGAGGATGGCTATTCACCACCACTGCATGATTGGCAATGGTATAAGGTGGCGCAATCTGGTTGAAGATCGCCCCCGGCATCGTGTGCAGTTCCTCCGCCGGATGTTGAGCGTCTACAGCATAGCCCATCGCCAGCGCTGTTTCGTAGGCGCGGGGGAGCATACTGGTGATCACACGGGCATACGTCCCCATGCCCTCTCCCACGCGGCGGGCAAGGCTCACCCCCGCTTGGTTCAGGTGCGGGTCAGGGGCAGATCGGCTACTGTGGCGGCGAATATAAAGTGTACGCATAAGGTATGGATTATAACCTAATCATGGTAACATGGGGGCGTACACATGTTTTGCCTTGTGTCAACGACAACCATTTTTATGTACCAGCGCATTGTGATCCTTAAACCGTGCTGTATTGGTGATGTGATCTTCGCCACACCGCTGCTTTTGGCACTGCGCCGCGCCTACCCCACCGCCGTGATCGATTGGGCGGGTGGGGGCAGCGCCCGCGCCGCGCTGAGCGGACACCCCGCCTTAGAAACGATCCACGATACGGGTGGGCGGGCGAATCCGGCAAGCCGCCCCCTCTCGCTGCTGCGTGCCGTTCTCACCGTTCGTCGGGGCGCTTACGATCTCGCCGTGACGCCGGATCGCTCCCGCCTGTTGGGGCTGATTCCCCTTCTGGCAGGGATACCCGTCCGCGCAGGATTGGATAGCGGGGGGCGTGGCTTTGCCCACACGATTCGTGCGCCGATTGACCCCGCTGTGATTCGCCACGAGGCAGACATTTACCTTGATGTCGGGCGGGCGTTAGGCATTCATGTGGAGGGTGTCTATGCCGAATGTCCACCGCCCCCAGAGGCGCACGCCCGCGCTGAGGCAATCATGACGGAGCATCACCTTCAGATAGGACGGTTTGTGATTGTCCATCCGGGCGGTGGTGTGAACGCTGGCATGACCATGACGATCAAGCGCTACCCACCGCTGCACATGGCGGCACTGGCAGATCGGCTCAGCCGCGTCTTGGGCGATATTCCCGTAGTGAGCATTGGCGCGGCAAGTGACCGCGAGGCGCTGGCGGTGTTTCGGGCAGCAGCCCAAGCCCCGCTAATTGATCTTGCCGAGCAACTGACTCTGCGGGAGATCGGCGCATTGGCGGTGCGGGCGGCGCTTTACGTTGGGAATGACAACGGTGTTGGGCATTTGGCAGCAGCATCGGGGGGAAAGGTCTTGATGATTTTTGGACCCTCCGACCCGCGCCGTTATGCCCCCTTTGTGCCGCCGGATCGGGCGCGGGTGGCATGGCGAACGATGACTCTTCCCACTGGTGGGGTGGGCGGCGCCCCGCCCGATTTCCGTTGGGAGCGCGACGGAGTGACCGTTGATGAGGCGTTTCAGGCGGCGCTGCCGTTGTTGGTCTAATCCCCGATGTTGCAGGGAAAAGAGACGCCGAGGCAGCCTATCGCCTTCAGCCCCTCTCTTTTGTGTGGGAAGTACGGTTTACCATGCAACCATATGTGAAAGTGTTCCCCAAAGCCCCCCATCAACGACCACACCACACCACACCACACCCATAGGGGATGTATTTTATTCAAGAGGCATTTATGCGAAAACAATCGGTCATTATCCTTTCATGTTTGGTGCTTG from Anaerolineales bacterium carries:
- a CDS encoding DinB family protein; translated protein: MNRDDIYLLYDYNDWADRRILTMCAKISHEQYTAPTTIGTGYGSLRATLVHIVSAMQLWRMLFTDPPNVYRSEEDHTALELTEAEFPTLSVLEKRWQEERDTLRAYLNTLDDGKVKGVLRYTLPNGIVRERVLWHCLVHLVNHGTQHRSEAAVLLTGYGQSPGDIDMTVFLNEHFNLPS
- a CDS encoding aspartate kinase, translated to MALLVMKFGGSLTADARKLARVAGVIAAEALAWDQIVVVVSAMGGVTDAFRRAVESAEAGHSGGSGYRRIVALIREKHITLLDTLIADLGVRQRLITLLDHHLYEVLSLCDRIARERGATARDRDRVMAVGEQVMAAILTALVRVEGLTAVTVDAESVIITDEVYQNANPLIDLIEERAEAILRPLLEAKITPILPGFVGATRRGVITTLGRGGSDYTATLLAAALRADEVWLWTHVDGIMSTDPAIVPGARVIPLLSYGEVEELAYFGTRLLHPDAIEPLAPRGIPLRVRNPDNLDHAGTLIQAEAQDTGVALKAVTAVDGLAMTLNGQPLDLAAFLVQIHHTVGQAARGPVIVLHSHHHTTLTFVVPTSEGPDAAGRVAATLRGALPKWEIAVVKVIAAFGSGTVGSAPISVPVLSAARGMGGRRLFAVEPIHMKDAVRQLHKLTESSTIPMLRQIFPEIKR
- a CDS encoding cysteine synthase family protein, which translates into the protein MPINAPAAVGGIEALIGNTPVISLRRITAHLPENVQLYAKAEWTNPGGSVKDRAALNIIRTAEREGKLRPGMTLVDSTSGNTGIAYAMLGASRGIKVKLFVPGNASPERLAILRAYGVELVLTDPLEGSDGAIRAVRELVAREPDSYFYADQYNNPANWGAHYATTGVEIWEQTGGTVTHFVAGLGTTGTLMGTGRRLKDYNPAVQIVSLQPDSPFNGLEGLKHIATAITPGIYDPNLADRDIGISTEATYGMVLRLAREEGLLVGISAATAVVGSLIVAEEAAARGESATIVTLFPDNASKYLSHAPYNTLL
- a CDS encoding acyl-CoA dehydrogenase family protein, which encodes MTISFDLPERFLVQRAMLHAIAEQTMRPYSRQLDEAEHERPTAFITMMWGVLKEQQARASAKSASIGDASPSERTKTGTACLKMVVISEQLAWGDLGQYMTMPSPFLAGAVIEVAGSPEQKRRFLTRFAEGEPKWGAMAMTEPAAGSDTSAIETTAVLDPTTNEWVLNGWKIFCTNGTLALEESDGILVVWATVDKSAGRAGMKPFVVEAKTPGVKIAKAEIKHGIRASDTAAIVLENVRIPYDNLLGDPAIQERSGTAGFKEAMATFDASRPIVGAVAVGVGRAALEFLKEKLAQEGITLDYNKPNHLMTTVERDVLEMEAQLKAAWLLTLRSAALFDRGEPNNLEASMAKVKAGKAVTIVTQKAVELLGTMGYSREWLVEKWMRDGKINDIYEGTGQINTLIVARRILGYTSKELA
- the deoC gene encoding deoxyribose-phosphate aldolase, which encodes MITKTTTPKERLALDHTARNPGMPLDLGWVNEVRINKSAVERRAATLITRRTVKKDWQAAWLLRAITLIDLTTLAGDDTPGNVQRLCAKARQPVRAELLTALGAGGLGIKVGAVCVYHNLVSTAVDALRGSGIPVAAVSTGFPAAQTPLRLKVEEIKESVAAGAAEIDVVISRAPVLRGEWSALYDEVAAFRQACGEAHLKVILAVGELGTLRHIGQASLVAMMAGADVIKTSTGKEAVNALLTNGLVMVRAIRDYHERTGYKIGFKPAGGIRAAKGALDWLILMKEELGNAWTHPILFRLGASALLTDIERQLSHHLTGHYAADRYQPMP
- a CDS encoding phosphoglycerate mutase family protein; this encodes MRTLYIRRHSSRSAPDPHLNQAGVSLARRVGEGMGTYARVITSMLPRAYETALAMGYAVDAQHPAEELHTMPGAIFNQIAPPYTIANHAVVVNSHPPAAAFATKVVALWREIAQTIPNGAAALIILHGSIIEFGAIACFPDADYSAWGDGFSYCEGISLHLEGDTFTTIEMLRVR
- a CDS encoding glycosyltransferase family 9 protein, producing MFCLVSTTTIFMYQRIVILKPCCIGDVIFATPLLLALRRAYPTAVIDWAGGGSARAALSGHPALETIHDTGGRANPASRPLSLLRAVLTVRRGAYDLAVTPDRSRLLGLIPLLAGIPVRAGLDSGGRGFAHTIRAPIDPAVIRHEADIYLDVGRALGIHVEGVYAECPPPPEAHARAEAIMTEHHLQIGRFVIVHPGGGVNAGMTMTIKRYPPLHMAALADRLSRVLGDIPVVSIGAASDREALAVFRAAAQAPLIDLAEQLTLREIGALAVRAALYVGNDNGVGHLAAASGGKVLMIFGPSDPRRYAPFVPPDRARVAWRTMTLPTGGVGGAPPDFRWERDGVTVDEAFQAALPLLV